The Macrobrachium rosenbergii isolate ZJJX-2024 chromosome 20, ASM4041242v1, whole genome shotgun sequence region tgtgtacatatacaaaatacacattAGCCTACTTGATCATCAAGAAGGATGACAAGCCCTGTGATCATATTTTTCTCAACAATATTTTCGTCAGACACCTTGATGACGAGTTAGCTTTAATTATATACCTCTATTGTAGTGATTGTTTACTTACTTATTCAACTTTTAATTTCCATTAGCTATTCATTTCTTGCTCTTTGTCGTCAATCTTATGTATTCCCAATAGCGCCGGGATTTACTTTTTCCTCAACTACGTTTTTATTATCCACAGTTCGAGCTGCTTCGTCTGGTCAAAACCTTGGAAAGGGAGAGGAACAATCTCTATGGAGATCTGAGGAACAAGAGCTGGCTCCTGGATAACCAGTCAAAGGTAATGACGCAAAGGGCCTCCCCGAAATTCAGCCATTCAgtcttttttctgtgttttgccTCCCTTCTTTTAATTCTTATCCAAGTAGGCCTAggtcttccaattcttctggtgcccacTGGAACCAAGCCGACACTGTAACGTTCTTATTTTCCCAGGCGTTTGCGAAgcacatgtccaagccatctccatcattatctcatctacatgaGGAACTTTCGTAATATTCcctatggtatcatttctcactctatcctgccacctgattcctaatattcttctttaagctttattttcAGATCGACAGACTCTTCTAGATATCGTTTCATGgacataccatgattcatgtacTCGAAGCAATACAGATCATACCTGACATATGTAGCAGTCGGAGGTATTTTGCTGTTTAAGCAGTCTTTAAAGGAACAGACTTGGTTACTTTTATGTTTCTTGTGCTATCGTGATAATATTGATTGCTTATAATGCTGAAATTTGATTTGGCATTTTAAAGTtgatgttataaataataatctttccatttatgaatttataatctTACTAGCTCCTTTTGTCATCAGAGGAATGCTATGTTAAATTTGGGGAATGCCCTGCTACTTTTAAATAAGCAAACACCTTAAATTTTCAACTCCACTGCCTCAAAACCTAAGAAATTCTCATATTGTCTGTGACGTGCACTAGATatggtaaaaggaaaaattatgatgtttattttgtttcatgaagTAAATATTAGTGGAAACTACTTTACCTAAGATATTGGGCCTCATTAGGCTGCGAAAATATTAGAATTCATCGTTTAGATTAGGCAGTAGTTGGAGGCCATGTGACCCTCGTGCAAATTCAACAAATTCAATTGTAAAACCGTTATTACCTTAATAATGACTTAAATATACCACTATTGTGCTCtgtccattaaaaagaaaaaacctaccCGAAAATGAGATTAGATAAAACACTCATCATATATTGAACAAAAAACTCATACATTCACCTACAAAAGAGGCGCAAATCAACTGTCAATCTATTCGCGGAGCAGATCAGAATTAAATATTGTTCCTTTGACTCACTCTCGCGATATGTTTTAGACTAAAGCAACGAACTTCctcccctaacctaacctaacgaaAGAGGTGTCCCAACACAGGAGTATTATCACCTGAAGGAGCTCATCAAAGCTTACAGCGGCGACCTCTCCATAGTGAACAGGTCGTTGGAGCACCTCTGGAGGCAAAGAAGTCTTCACCAGGATCGCGGCCTCGGAGGGGGCACTCCCGTCACTTCTCCAGGAGGCCTGAAATGGAGGTAAGTTGAGATATTTGGGATGTGTGCCTTTCTGTGTTGTCTTCGTTGGTGTTTGAATGTTTGCTGATGAATATGCAAACATagaatgtttgtttgtgaacgtatattttttttgcagtgtttttaaatatatgtttacatttataaatatatatatatatatatatatatatatatatatatatataatatacataaatatatatatatatatatatatatatatatatatatatatatatatatatatatatgacagtataaTAACTTTTTCACCTGATATATTTGAATAATGCAACtgacaattaaaagaaataattaaacttcAGTTCTCAAGCAGAATTTGAAGCTGAAATTCAATTCTCTAGTCTAATCGtcaatcagttatatatatttttgtatatatatatgtatatatatatatatatatatatatatatatatatatatatatatatatatatatatatatatatatatatatatatatatatataaatacatacatatgtatataaatatatacatatgtatatatatatatatatatatatatatatatatatacatatacatatatataatacatattatttttatatatataatacatacattatatatatatatatatatatatatatatatatatatatatatatatatatatgcattgtatgtacaatacatacatatacacatatttgtatgtgtaaatgAACCTATGTTCATTGTGCGTGCCAATAAGCTTACATGTCCAgcacaaaatacataaacataaaatgttcctcttccttcatttttccctTGGTTCTTTTGGGTCTGGGCTAGATATGGGCACTACGTTGCCTGCCCCAGTGGCGTTAAATGAAATTATTCGCCAGCTGGTCATTGACTTCCTTTCCTTGGTGCACAAACAGccaacaaagtctctctctctctctctacacacacacacacatatatatatatatatatatatatatatatatatatatatatatatatatatatatatatatataattcatatatatatatatatatatataatatatatttataatgtatatttatacatatatacaacttttataattataaattcgATCCTCTTATTTTCCTCGTGTGTTGTGAGTTCGTGCATAAGCGACTCTTTCGTGTCCACAGACAACTAATCTGACAATAAAAATGAGGAATGACGCGATGAGATGattaaatggaatattttcttttgtgtacaACGTTCCCCTTTGATCTAAGTGATAATTTGTCAGGCGAAAGCCCTGCTTTCAGTTCTCGGAAGGAAGAATCGATGCAGCTGGATAAGGAGGTACGAGTGTTTATTCCTCGTAGTATATAATGATAGGCAATGTGGTTCGCcacgaagacagagagagagggagagatagactCACAGGCGTCTGAGAAGCGTAGAATGGTGGATCATTAAAACTGACATCAGATCGTcaagaaaaatggaaggaaattccGACGCTGCATTAAGCTTTACCATATTACACCGAATTTTAGCTTTCTTTACCGTGAAATTAAGTAAAGACCCTTTTGATATCAGTGTAACCCAAATTCTTTCCACTttccagaaataaagaaaattttttcagtcatttctcCTTGGTATGAAAATTGGAAGTTTTTCTTCGTGAATAATTATCCTGTCTTTATTAGTCCAATTAACGCTTTAGGGTTTGCTTTGGACATCATTTCTCAAGAAGGACTGAAACTAGAGTGTTTTTGATGATGTATTCGTAAGCATATTTTAGACTTAGTTAAATAATCTTTTACTGTTCCTTTataattgaaaacaaatgaacaaatatctAAATTTTCCCCTGTGAAAATCTTTCATACTTCTTGGCTCattttgccttcattttccttgaaaagagacctgtgatttttttttctttttactctacaGTGACACGGTAGGGCTTTAAATTTCTTAAGGATACTCTAAACTTTCATCCTTTTAAAACGTAGATGTTTGTCTTCCTCCTTTACCAGATCATTCCTTGGTGCGGATCCTTTTGAGAGGTAAATGGTATAGACGTGTTACCTCCATTATAGTTTCTGTGGCTTCGTTTTGCATGACTAAAGCAATTTTCTTTGCTCTTCAacttctgcatcttcttctttgcttcttctattcctccccctcctccacctacccctcatccttcttcttcttctgctgctgctagGGTGATCTGAAGGAAGTACCCCTTACAGTGAGTGCACTATAAAACTGTACCGTAAGCTGCACTAACAcctcttggcagcgtcccttcgtccacCAGCTGCAGTGCTTTCCCGTTTTCTGTTCAGTCCGTTTTCTCCTGTCTAGAGTACTACAGGGTCCTTAGCTAATCCCCTCCAATTTCTACTACTCGTTTAAAGACCAACCTTTCAACCCAGACGTGAGAAAGTCTGGAGGTGCGATTCAGTGATTTGATTAAACTATTTCATAACAATAGTAATTCTCTTTAAACCATAATTCTAAATCAGTGACCAGATTACTTGCATGGTGTTTGTAGACGGTAGAAATTTGAAGTAATCTGGaagtttttcttaaataaatcgACCTTTAAAACATTGTTGATAATTTCAGAACCaataattagtattttcttttgccATGTCTAAAACCCTTCATCTGACTTACAAAATTAGTACCACAAAAGCCTCTAAGAACATTAAATTCTTAGattatatgtaagtataaaacattatattgctaacaaaaagtctgctgcattttgaaatacagtgtgatcttcaaataaatgaaaatcttaataGATAAGGTTTATGTAACGGTAGAATTAATGACAGcacatttttataagaaaaaccaCAGACATATTTATACATCGAGGGATTTACGTAAACAAAGTCCAGTTCCAAGTTATTGTTGACAAGTTTTAACTTTGCATTTGTGGAACTTTTGACAACAAACTACAAACAGGCATGTTAAGGGTACTGAAAACTAATAAGACATCCAAAACTTCTCTAGCATCCTAGTTTTAGATAAGTATGTTAAAAATTTTGGTGGCAAGAAATTTTAAGACAATTATATCAAAGACTTCAATGACAACATATTTACACAAAGGGGGGACGCAACTTTCGTCGACAGTAACAGAACATCAGCGGCTAATTTCTGTAGGGAAATGCAGGTCTCCGAATTTCCTTGTAAAAGATCGTAAATATCCACGTTTACatgcctcaatatatatatatatatatatatatatatatatatatatatatatatatatatatatatatatatatatataaaaaattattcataattatccGTTTATCGCAGCGGTCAATCAGGAATCCGTCCTTCCCAGCGCATCCTGGACCCAAGAAAAGGTCCTATTAGGAAGACCGTTGGGGTCCATTCGCTTCCTAGATTAGACCAGGAGGCTCTCGACTCCTACGACGATTCCGCTTCCAGAAAAGCTCGTTCCAGGTAATGTTTCCTGGACTGATTCCAGAGTTTCTTGGCTCTAGACTAAAATCGAGTATTTCTGAGACTGGTGTAAAGTCAGTTCGACATCatgcaattattttattttcgttgatttttgtgtCAGTTTCCTGTTTCGTGACAATTATTATGTCACGTAATGAATAACATCGCCAATAAATGTCTTTCAGTTTTCATGCTCGCAATTAAGGATTTAACTAATTAGACGAGACTGTTTTGTATTGAATaaagaatctttttttctcttgtttgtttattcttttgtttataatttcaggTACAGAGGAAAGAAAACCAATCGGGCCAAATCCCTGGAGATGAGGAAGACCTCATCCGCCGACAGTAATGTTGTGAGTGAAAGTGTAAGATAAACTTTTTTCCCCCTCCTTGCCTTATATCTTTCAGTAGTTTGCAGTTGCATTTTCATCGGTACATATAGGCACAGGTATTCACGAAGCGCTTGCAAATTTCGTTTGATCGGAACGGAAATTTCTACGTTTTGACAACACAGCGTCGCATGTATGCCAGAAATGAATGAGACTGTAACAATTTGAGCCGTATTTTTTGCAAGGAGAATGCACAGAGACTTGACGACCTAGACTTATGCGCTTAATGACTTAGACCTATATTTCTTTGTACCGATGAAAACGTTATTAAAGATGGTCTTGATGAATACAGGCTTCATGAGTCTAAGTCATGAAGCCTGTATTCATCAAGACTATCTGTGATAACGTTTTCACTAGTACAAAGAAGAATGGGTCTAAGTCATACAGCGCGTAAGTGTACAGTAGGTCGTCAAGTCCCTGCGCTAATACGGTTCAATTGTTACGCTGTCATTCATTTCTGGCATATATGTGCCGCTGTGTTGTCAAAACGTAGAAATTTCCGTTCCGATGAGACGAAATTTGCAGGCGCTTCGCGATCGGGTAAGTAGAAGTGTAGTTCTTATCCCACGGCATGGGTGCAAATTTCCTCCATCCTAGATGAGTTGCTAATTAACgccttttttcatctttcattgcAATGGATCATGCGgagctttctttttattgttacaaATAAACTATTCGATTATGCTGCGTCTTGTTTCCCTGTTCTGCTCTTAATGAGCGTAGATGGGGAtgagtggtgatgatgatgataatgtggaAGCTATCATGAAAAGCATATAAAATATGcttttgtaaacatttcttactCTCGGTTGTCAAAAATAATCCGTCAGATTATATGAATGCTACTAACTTTTATCAAGACTAACgtgaaatattatttcatcatggAGGCACTGTAAACTAACCTTCCATTCACCTAATATACAGCAAGACCTTGACCTGGCATAGGGACCTCACCACCACTtgtcctccccatcctcccctgCCTCCCTACAACAAGACAACATACATAGCAAAACGACGTGTGTACAACTATCATGTAGTATTAGTCAAAGTCTTGAATATCATGGAAATCGTTTACAGCAATTACTACAAAATTGGAAAGGATCTGCAGGGGTGCACAAATCGGTAGTGTGGAAATCTGGCACACTGAACTATGGTACAGTACCATCTGTCACAAAATTACCCGCATAGTATACGTGACTAAAGGTTTTCTGTGGTGGCGGGAAAACTGAATGGTAGGAAATGGTTAGTCATACCACTTGTCATCAGGCTCTTCCTGTCACAAGTGTCATATTATTCTACGCATTCACTGACCTTGTACACTTAATTAAGTTCATACTGTGCAGCATTGCGGTTAATTTGCCCGCTGAGTAATGGCGCAGTATCACCTAGAGCCAGCTGTCTTGAACAGAGATATATAATTCCCGCCCATGGAAGGTGAGGAATGTACTGTACAAAAAGAGCGTATATATGGTAACCCAAAACATTAGTGTAGAGATTTAAAGTTGCTGAAAACCAAGACccttgccagcacaaggctggcttcatCTAGACTGATAGATAGTGTAGAGATGAGTACCTCAACTAACCCTACATACAAGGCTGAAAGTTCGTAGAACTTGAAACGTTTTCGAGGTTTTCTTGCGTCTCGAGGTCCTCCTTGCTGAACTGCTGGGCGCTATGAGAGAATGATTGTGGTCTTGTATCATTTGCTGTTTCGCTGATTACATTCGTAAACAGTAGACAGTTTTTGCATATGATAAATCttgatttactgtatttcttgAGGACTGTATTCGATTTGCCTCACTTTAATCTGTATTTTAGATGCACTgcgatttagataaaaaaaaaaaaaaacttccaagaaTGGTACAGACACCAAGGAGTAATAGCACCAGagggtttctttgttttgtgacGTCACATTCAGAATAGTCACCCAACTTTTAAGGAGACCAAATAGCCTAATTAAAGGGAATTTCATTAACGCAATGGGAAAAAAGACAATAAGAATAAATTACCAAAAGACATGAACTGTAAATTTCTCAGTTTGATAGGGAATTCATGCGTTTTCTCCCACCACAAGTTTAAAGTGCTAAGGAGAAACCGTTGCAGTCTTCTACCCATCACACCTTAGACCTAACCAGCTTGCTTTTACCTGTGAGCCTGACATGATTTCTCCCTACTTCTATAGACAAACAATTTTGAGATTATCACTGAGGCCAACATGATATACgtacatatttaagaaaaatggcacctaacattattaaaaaaatgattgatCAATATTTGACGCAACATTAATAAATACTCCCGCTCCAATAAATAATCGAAGCTGGGAAATGTTGTTACAGTAATGACGTGTTAGCGAAAACTCAGATAACTAAATTTCTTTTACAAGTTTAGGCTGATTGGTAAAGCTAGGTCATGGgtaaaaatcaatcaattattgGATACTTAGTCGGAATTTTGGCGGGAAGTTGCTAAAAGACAAAAGAACCGTGCTCTGTAATATTGCCTTTATTCAGCCGTATATTTTTACAGTGCAGACATGATAAATGATCATTACTGGTCGGTAATGAAGAGACACGTCTTGACATGTATGTCAGACATGAATGACATTGTAGACCACACTAGTATAAATTTAATAACTattaacagatatttttttattactggttaTTTTACTAACTAGATGTAGTTTCATCATTTTATTCTCTTCCCTTTATTCATAACCGCATCTTTTCTGTGGAAACTTGCCAGACAAGTTCAtcttttccatattaataatagtaagaagaatagtgataagaaaaatgagaagggTAAAATTAATTGAAGTTCAGAACTAAGCATTATATGTCCTTGAAAGAATGCGTATCCTAGACCTAgccttgaattattttttttttattttaattaataattctatTACATTTCAGTCTTCGCCTTCGAACCAGAGCGGGAAGCCACGAACAAAATCGACCAATGCCATAAGCTTCAAGACTTCACCTACAGCCGTCTTCGAGGAATCTTCTTACGAAGCCAGCAACGAAGCCTCGACCACGGCTTCAGTGGAGCTCAGCTCAGACAAGTCGTAGATATGTTTCTACGGCGTTGATCAGTACATATGTAAATAGCGATAAATTATGACCGTTTTGGTTTGTTGTCTGATTCCAGTGGTTCTCACTAGGTCTCTTATACCTTTCATTaccttattttacttatggattGCCTTACAATCTTACTGATAACCAATGAGATTCTTTTAAGCCTTACAGAAAGACAATAAATGGCGTTAAAATCATTATTCAGAGACTGAATACTTTCAGTGGAGTCCCAGAGGAAGTCTTTAAACATTGAGATACTTTTGTATAAAAGTCTTATAGTCCTACTTAATTTTTAAAGACTTTAGATACCTCCTTTACGGTTATCTTAGGACAAAAGTACCTTCATGTAGAGTAGTTAAACAAATTCCTTTCAGACTAAGAAACCTTTAACCAAGGCCTTTGTAAAATACGCAAAAATTCTTTCCCAGAATTTAGAACCTTTCCAATGAGTAAGCTATGATATAATAAGCCTAGGAGTTTTTACAGTTTCACAATTTATCAGATTTATTGACTAGTAACCCCATAATCAAATGGGCCTAGCCAGCGAGGGTGAAGGAATACAGTCAAGACAATATAGAGAGTAACAAACATCTTAgatatttagctttttatttaataaactcCATCTGGTAACCGGAATGTTGTTACTGAAACACCACTTCTTGTCTTGATGCTGAAGAAGAGattgaataatattttcaattgtgtgtatatatagacatatagtccatttttgccttttctatgtattttcttgaatttctgttattttcacccCACCTGCAGTTTATATGCAGCAGCATATATGTCATTGCAAGGGATATCAAATTTCAAAAGAGTTATTATATATCTAAGCTAGATACTATGGTATATCAGAAATTGGTATATTAGAAGTGTCTTTAGTCCGAGTAtatcttccttcctctttctgcAAAATACCTAGTGTAGGTTAAATTATTTCAATAGTCTTTGTAGACCAAACAATGTATTTTCCATCATCATATTTGAGTCATCCCATGGAgacactgtaaatatatttttattaagaagCATAAAATAGCATCAGAACTCGTTTTATTGATCGGAATTTTGCTTACATGATTTTTTCGTTTCTGCAGAATTAGAATAAGAAATGGTACCATACAGGAAGTTACAGAAGTTTTACATGTAGCTGAACTaaagatgaaagggagatggggctggcttggacatgtccttcgcataGACGCTGGGAGTAGAGTACGTGATAGTATCGGTTGGTAATCTTTCTTGGCACCAACAGAGCTGGAAGATCTAGACCTAATTCGATGAGAACTATGggacgggaggctggagatgagtggacattcgtggaagtgaaagcacgggAAATGCACAGAGGTCCTTATGCTTGCATGGTGttagaggtgatgatgatgaagatatcaTCGGCGTTCAGTCCAGAAAAGTTGTCTACAATTTTATGTTCTTCTATCGGTGTTTGAACGAGCGTGTCATCTATACATAAGCTACCAGCTCTGATGATAGCAAGGGCGAGTGTTTGTAGGTAAAAAGATTAGGGAGCGGGTGAGAGAGCAGTAGCTTTCCTGGCTGTTGAAGATGTAGATGATACAAGCACCAATATTAAAGGCTGAGTAGGGCAGGAGCGCGGAATTCTTACGAGAGGAGGCAGTGGGGGAGGACAAGAACACTGTTTCTTCTCCTCGAACACTTATTAGACCTGTAAGTTGCATGGATCACAGGTGCTGCAGTACTACTCCTGAAAGCGTTAGGACCAGTTCTGCACTGCAATCAGTTTATACAAAGGGACAGAATCTATTCCAGCCAGCGTATCTCTCAACGGCTAATGAAACATAGTCAACCAAGTAATAATTAAGCTAGATGGCTGTCATCATCCACGTCTGTGAGCTGTACCTCTAAATTGCACGAAGCTGCTCTTTTACGAAACCCCTCAAGTGCCCTTGGATCTTCATGGGGTAGTCAATATCTTGTTAGGCACCTTCCAGAAGAGGCCCGCCTTGCCCATGATCACAATGAAGATGGCTATATAACCATTTCCGATTACTTTTACTGGAGTCGTGAAAACCCTAAAAATCACATTACAATGGCCCCCTACTGCTATGATATTAATCGTAATTCATTGAAATGTGGTTCTACTTATGTTTTGGCAAACCTACAATTCACTACATCTGTGAGACCAATCtctaaaatcttgtaaaatttcagtctttttttttatcttatttgattCTGAATTTTTGTTGTTCAGCTTGAATTCTTATACTGCAGCGCTATAATACAATTATGGAAACGTAATTATTTGGTGGGTTTTTGTAGTCAACTGTGCATGACATTTAAGACGCCTTATAGCTtaccactgaaaaaaaagagtTGCCAAGTAGCTCATAACTTCAAAATattatctgtttgtttttgtgctcGACTGTAACACTTATCGATGTCCTCTCATCTAAGAGTCCACCAAAGCCAGCAAAATTCTTCGATAGTTGCCAAGTGTGTCACCCTGGAAATAATCATTTAAATACAATTAGCATCTATCAAACTGATTACGAGAGTAatttaataaagtttttaatgAGTAACGATTAGACTCGGATACCGATGTTCATTTCGACAGCAAAAATCACAGGAAGTTTCCCTACCTCTTCGCTAAATAATTTGAAACGAGGGTGTATGCATGAATTTTTCAAAGTCTTCCAAAGTACTACAAAATTCTGGTTAACCACATTGCAGCTCACTATTGTTATTTAGCCTCTACCTTACTAACTTTCGAGAACAAATCctctataaaataaattaacaaatccaAGTTTATAGAGCCAGCGAAATTGATATTTCATAAACAAGTCTAGTTGTTGGTTCCACTTCGAAAGCACCACTTTCCAGAATTCCTGTAAGTCTTATGTTATCTGTGTCTCTCTTCTTAGCCTACCAGCTTTAATTTCTTGACTAATACTGGGTACTTTGTGCAAGTTTAGCAGTGAGATGCACAAAGGTAAATCAATGAACAGGTGTTTAAAAATGCATACAGTGTGACTGTTTGGACAGCCTTCCTTGGAACAGGAAGTAGTCTGACCCTATGTCTGGGCTTCTGAAGCCAGGAAGAGGAATCAGATCTTGTTTACGAAAACCTGCCAATGATGGCCAACCCACCTTTATGTCTTTCTTCAGACTTCGGTTAAATATCAtcttgtattcattttttattgctttcatgtCCACCTGACTCCTGGTCACGACCAGTCTGATCAACTGTCGGTCTCTGGTTCCCAGGCCTTCCATGGAGGAGCGTAATTCCCGTGCAAAGAAAGCTGTTGGGTTTTGGATCGAATAATCTGGAGAGAAAGTTTAATTTTCCAGGATAAAGAACAGAAGCGAACAATTAGATTGTGGCTTGAATGATCTGGAAGAAAGTTTAGTTTTTCAAGagtaagaaacaagaaaattattggaTTCTAGAATGAATAACCTGGAAAGAAAGAGGATGAAATAGCTGTGATACAGGAGACTGTAATACAGGGGAATGCGAGACTGGAATACACTGATTATGGGAAGTATTTCAGCTACACAAACTAGAAGGGTAAATTACCTATTGGAAAACTAAAAGTGGACGAGATTTCCTGTTTACAAGACACCACATAGG contains the following coding sequences:
- the LOC136849210 gene encoding uncharacterized protein isoform X10, with protein sequence MGKEEDSRANGGDSGMGRSSGEESSSMRSTSGTDTMTPESRELPAIKKGWEKSATSDEEGSRGPGGKSTKAPGAAAKKDEMAKLQKELDQEIRYRDTIQWSVGVLQQSVEELQKQLDAVKKGEDFGSEYKLRYETQLELNAKLEDQTAWYVDEIDKTKEKMKQGQEFAYDQDLNDYTEFELLRLVKTLERERNNLYGDLRNKSWLLDNQSKEYYHLKELIKAYSGDLSIVNRSLEHLWRQRSLHQDRGLGGGTPVTSPGGLKWRSFLGADPFESGQSGIRPSQRILDPRKGPIRKTVGVHSLPRLDQEALDSYDDSASRKARSRYRGKKTNRAKSLEMRKTSSADSNVSSPSNQSGKPRTKSTNAISFKTSPTAVFEESSYEASNEASTTASVELSSDKS
- the LOC136849210 gene encoding uncharacterized protein isoform X12; amino-acid sequence: MGKEEDSRANGGDSGMGRSSGEESSSMRSTSGTDTMTPESRELPAIKKGWEKSATSDEEGSRGPGGKSTKAPGAAAKKDEMAKLQKELDQEIRYRDTIQWSVGVLQQSVEELQKQLDAVKKGEDFGSEYKLRYETQLELNAKLEDQTAWYVDEIDKTKEKMKQGQEFAYDQDLNDYTEFELLRLVKTLERERNNLYGDLRNKSWLLDNQSKEYYHLKELIKAYSGDLSIVNRSLEHLWRQRSLHQDRGLGGGTPVTSPGGLKWSGQSGIRPSQRILDPRKGPIRKTVGVHSLPRLDQEALDSYDDSASRKARSRYRGKKTNRAKSLEMRKTSSADSNVSSPSNQSGKPRTKSTNAISFKTSPTAVFEESSYEASNEASTTASVELSSDKS
- the LOC136849210 gene encoding uncharacterized protein isoform X6, whose product is MGKEEDSRANGGDSGMGRSSGEESSSMRSTSGTDTMTPESRELPAIKKGWEKSATSDEEGSRGPGGKSTKAPGAAAKKDEMAKLQKELDQEIRYRATMEQLWLIKRYLASKELDTIQWSVGVLQQSVEELQKQLDAVKKGEDFGSEYKLRYETQLELNAKLEDQTAWYVDEIDKTKEKMKQGQEFAYDQDLNDYTEFELLRLVKTLERERNNLYGDLRNKSWLLDNQSKEYYHLKELIKAYSGDLSIVNRSLEHLWRQRSLHQDRGLGGGTPVTSPGGLKWSGQSGIRPSQRILDPRKGPIRKTVGVHSLPRLDQEALDSYDDSASRKARSRYRGKKTNRAKSLEMRKTSSADSNVSSPSNQSGKPRTKSTNAISFKTSPTAVFEESSYEASNEASTTASVELSSDKS
- the LOC136849210 gene encoding uncharacterized protein isoform X4, translating into MGKEEDSRANGGDSGMGRSSGEESSSMRSTSGTDTMTPESRELPAIKKGWEKSATSDEEGSRGPGGKSTKAPGAAAKKDEMAKLQKELDQEIRYRATMEQLWLIKRYLASKELDTIQWSVGVLQQSVEELQKQLDAVKKGEDFGSEYKLRYETQLELNAKLEDQTAWYVDEIDKTKEKMKQGQEFAYDQDLNDYTEFELLRLVKTLERERNNLYGDLRNKSWLLDNQSKEYYHLKELIKAYSGDLSIVNRSLEHLWRQRSLHQDRGLGGGTPVTSPGGLKWRSFLGADPFESGQSGIRPSQRILDPRKGPIRKTVGVHSLPRLDQEALDSYDDSASRKARSRYRGKKTNRAKSLEMRKTSSADSNVSSPSNQSGKPRTKSTNAISFKTSPTAVFEESSYEASNEASTTASVELSSDKS
- the LOC136849210 gene encoding uncharacterized protein isoform X5, with the protein product MGKEEDSRANGGDSGMGRSSGEESSSMRSTSGTDTMTPESRELPAIKKGWEKSATSDEEGSRGPGGKSTKAPGAAAKKDEMAKLQKELDQEIRYRATMEQLWLIKRYLASKELDTIQWSVGVLQQSVEELQKQLDAVKKGEDFGSEYKLRYETQLELNAKLEDQTAWYVDEIDKTKEKMKQGQEFAYDQDLNDYTEFELLRLVKTLERERNNLYGDLRNKSWLLDNQSKEYYHLKELIKAYSGDLSIVNRSLEHLWRQRSLHQDRGLGGGTPVTSPGGLKWSGQSGIRPSQRILDPRKGPIRKTVGVHSLPRLDQEALDSYDDSASRKARSRYRGKKTNRAKSLEMRKTSSADSNVVSESSSPSNQSGKPRTKSTNAISFKTSPTAVFEESSYEASNEASTTASVELSSDKS
- the LOC136849210 gene encoding uncharacterized protein isoform X3 — its product is MGKEEDSRANGGDSGMGRSSGEESSSMRSTSGTDTMTPESRELPAIKKGWEKSATSDEEGSRGPGGKSTKAPGAAAKKDEMAKLQKELDQEIRYRATMEQLWLIKRYLASKELDTIQWSVGVLQQSVEELQKQLDAVKKGEDFGSEYKLRYETQLELNAKLEDQTAWYVDEIDKTKEKMKQAYQRMKYSLTTLCQEFAYDQDLNDYTEFELLRLVKTLERERNNLYGDLRNKSWLLDNQSKEYYHLKELIKAYSGDLSIVNRSLEHLWRQRSLHQDRGLGGGTPVTSPGGLKWSGQSGIRPSQRILDPRKGPIRKTVGVHSLPRLDQEALDSYDDSASRKARSRYRGKKTNRAKSLEMRKTSSADSNVSSPSNQSGKPRTKSTNAISFKTSPTAVFEESSYEASNEASTTASVELSSDKS
- the LOC136849210 gene encoding uncharacterized protein isoform X1, coding for MGKEEDSRANGGDSGMGRSSGEESSSMRSTSGTDTMTPESRELPAIKKGWEKSATSDEEGSRGPGGKSTKAPGAAAKKDEMAKLQKELDQEIRYRATMEQLWLIKRYLASKELDTIQWSVGVLQQSVEELQKQLDAVKKGEDFGSEYKLRYETQLELNAKLEDQTAWYVDEIDKTKEKMKQAYQRMKYSLTTLCQEFAYDQDLNDYTEFELLRLVKTLERERNNLYGDLRNKSWLLDNQSKEYYHLKELIKAYSGDLSIVNRSLEHLWRQRSLHQDRGLGGGTPVTSPGGLKWSGQSGIRPSQRILDPRKGPIRKTVGVHSLPRLDQEALDSYDDSASRKARSRYRGKKTNRAKSLEMRKTSSADSNVVSESSSPSNQSGKPRTKSTNAISFKTSPTAVFEESSYEASNEASTTASVELSSDKS